The Prunus persica cultivar Lovell chromosome G7, Prunus_persica_NCBIv2, whole genome shotgun sequence genome has a segment encoding these proteins:
- the LOC18771668 gene encoding uncharacterized protein LOC18771668, which translates to MSAKYIVSAVFGSIAVAWTCDYLMADKKIFGGTTPTTVASKEWWEETDKKFQAWPRTAGPPVVMNPISRQNFIVKSRVD; encoded by the exons ATGTCTGCAAAATACATCGTTTCTGCTGTATTTGGATCAATTGCTGTGGCATGGACATGCGACTATCTTATGGCtgacaagaaaatatttgGAG GAACTACTCCAACAACTGTTGCAAGCAAAGAATGGTGGGAAGAAACTGACAAGAAGTTCCAGGCATGGCCTCGTACTGCCGGTCCACCAGTGGTCATGAACCCCATCAGTCGTCAGAATTTCATTGTCAAGTCTCGTGTTGATTGA
- the LOC18771189 gene encoding leucine-rich repeat receptor-like tyrosine-protein kinase PXC3, protein MAVLCLLCLLLVGCLSESQLVGAQLHDLTTLSAINEELGVPGWGANFSDYCSWPGISCGLNHSMVEKLDLSRHNLRGNVTLISELRALKRLDLSYNDFQGSIPSAFGNLSQLEFLDLSLNKFGGSLPPELGNLRNLRSLNLSNNLLVGEIPDEIQALEKLQDFQISSNRLNGTIPNWVGNLTNLRVFTAYENKLEGKIPDNLGSISELESLNLHSNQLEGPIPKSIFASGKLEFLVLTQNRLSGDIPEEMGNCSSLSSIRIGNNDLIGSIPHSIGNISGLTYFEADNNNLSGEIVPEFSKCSNLTLLNLASNGFTGKIPPELGQLMNLQELILSGNSLFGEIPKSILGCKNLNKLDLSNNRINGSIPNDICNMSRLQYLLLGQNSIRGEIPHEIGNCVKLLELQMGRNYLTGSIPPEIGRIKNLQIALNLSFNHLRGPLPPDLGKLDKLVSLDVSNNQLSDIIPTAFKGMLSLIEVNFSNNLFTGPVPTFVPFQKSPNSSFLGNKGLCGEPLSSSCGNSNSGGHANDHHRVSYRIVLAVIGSGLAVFVSVTVVVLLFMIRERQEKAEKSAGTEDEEANNVPAIVAGNVFVENLKQAIDLDYAVKATLKDSNKLSTGTFSTVYKAVMPSGLILSVKRLKSMDRTIIHHQNKMIRELERLSKLCHDNLVRPIGFVIYEDVALLLHHYLPYGTLCQLLHESTKLPEYEPDWPTRLSIAIGVAEGLAFLHHVAIIHLDISSGNVLLDANFKPLVGEIEISKLLDPSRGTASISAVAGSFGYIPPEYAYTMQVTAPGNVYSYGVVLLEILTTKLPVDEAFDEGVDLVKWVHNAPSRGETPEQILDARLSTVSFGWRKEMLAALKIALLCTDSIPAKRPKMKKVVEMLQEIKQN, encoded by the exons ATGGCAGTTTTGTGCTTGTTATGTCTTCTTCTAGTTGGGTGCTTGTCTGAGTCTCAGCTTGTGGGTGCTCAGCTTCATGATTTAACTACATTGTCAGCCATTAACGAAGAACTTGGAGTACCCGGTTGGGGCGCCAACTTCTCAGATTATTGTTCTTGGCCTGGCATTAGCTGTGGTTTGAACCATTCTATGGTGGAAAAGCTTGATCTTTCTCGTCATAACCTCCGAGGTAATGTGACTCTTATTTCTGAGCTTAGAGCTTTGAAGAGGCTTGACCTCTCTTATAATGATTTCCAAGGATCAATTCCTTCAGCTTTTGGAAACTTATCTCAGCTTGAATTTCTTGATTTGTCTTTGAATAAGTTTGGGGGTTCACTTCCACCAGAGCTGGGTAATCTCAGAAACCTTAGATCATTGAACCTGTCCAATAACTTGCTTGTGGGAGAAATACCAGATGAAATTCAGGCCCTAGAGAAGTTACAGGATTTTCAAATTTCTAGTAATAGGTTGAATGGCACTATCCCAAATTGGGTGGGCAATTTGACCAATTTGAGGGTTTTTACTGCCTATGAGAATAAATTGGAGGGTAAAATTCCAGATAATCTAGGCTCAATTTCTGAGCTTGAATCGTTGAATCTGCATTCTAACcagctagaaggtccaattcCCAAAAGtatttttgcttctgggaaGCTGGAGTTTTTGGTTCTGACCCAGAACAGACTAAGTGGTGACATTCCTGAAGAAATGGGAAACTGCAGTAGCTTATCTAGCATCCGAATCGGGAACAATGATCTTATAGGTAGCATTCCTCATTCAATTGGGAATATTAGTGGCCTCACCTACTTTGAAGCAGACAACAACAATCTTTCTGGTGAGATTGTTCCAGAATTCTCCAAGTGCTCTAATCTCACCCTCCTAAATTTGGCCTCAAATGGATTTACTGGGAAGATTCCTCCTGAGCTTGGACAGCTTATGAATCTGCAGGAGTTAATTCTCTCTGGTAACAGTCTGTTTGGAGAGATTCCCAAATCAATTCTTGGGTGCAAGAATCTTAATAAGCTCGACCTAAGCAATAACAGAATCAATGGTAGCATACCAAATGATATCTGCAACATGTCGAGATTGCAGTACTTGCTGTTGGGTCAGAATTCCATAAGGGGAGAGATACCTCATGAGATTGGAAACTGTGTTAAACTGCTTGAGTTGCAAATGGGAAGAAACTATTTGACTGGCAGTATCCCTCCTGAAATTGGTCGAATAAAGAACTTACAGATAGCCTTAAATTTAAGCTTCAATCATCTCAGGGGACCTCTTCCCCCTGATTTAGGTAAACTTGACAAGCTGGTTTCTCTTGATGTCTCCAATAATCAGCTCTCTGATATCATTCCAACTGCATTTAAGGGGATGTTAAGCTTGATAGAGGTCAATTTCTCCAACAATCTGTTCACTGGCCCAGTACCCACATTTGTACCATTTCAGAAGAGTCCGAATTCCAGTTTTCTTGGAAATAAAGGGCTTTGTGGAGAGCCACTGAGCTCCTCATGTGGAAATTCTAACAGTGGTGGCCATGCAAATGACCATCACAGGGTTTCTTACAGGATCGTACTGGCCGTTATTGGTTCTGGTTTGGCAGTTTTTGTATCCGTAACCGTAGTGGTTCTGCTGTTTATGATCAGAGAGAGACAGGAGAAGGCAGAAAAATCTGCAGGGACTGAAGATGAGGAAGCCAATAATGTACCGGCGATAGTGGCAGGGAATGTCTTTGTTGAGAATCTCAAACAAGCAATAGATCTTGATTATGCTGTTAAAGCAACTCTGAAGGATTCAAACAAGCTCAGTACTGGGACTTTTAGCACAGTTTACAAGGCTGTTATGCCATCTGGGCTGATTCTATCAGTGAAGAGACTGAAATCCATGGACAGGACAATCATTCATCACCAGAACAAGATGATTAGAGAGCTTGAAAGGCTGAGCAAACTCTGTCATGATAATCTAGTGCGTCCTATCGGATTTGTTATTTATGAAGATGTTGCTCTTTTGCTGCATCATTACTTGCCCTATGGGACATTGTGTCAGCTTCTTCATGAATCTACCAAGCTACCTGAATATGAACCCGACTGGCCAACAAGACTTTCTATTGCCATCGGAGTTGCAGAAGGGTTGGCCTTTCTTCATCACGTGGCAATTATCCACCTTGATATTTCTTCTGGTAATGTTCTTCTGGATGCTAACTTCAAGCCATTGGTCGGAGAGATTGAGATATCAAAGCTCTTGGATCCATCCAGGGGCACAGCCAGTATAAGTGCAGTTGCAGGCTCCTTCGGATACATTCCTCCAG AATATGCATATACAATGCAAGTTACAGCACCCGGGAACGTCTACAGCTATGGTGTTGTTTTGCTTGAGATCCTTACAACCAAATTACCAGTAGATGAGGCCTTTGACGAGGGGGTGGATTTGGTGAAGTGGGTGCATAATGCTCCATCAAGAGGTGAAACCCCTGAGCAGATTCTCGATGCAAGGCTTAGCACAGTTTCCTTTGGTTGGCGGAAAGAAATGCTCGCAGCACTGAAGATTGCACTACTCTGCACTGACAGCATACCGGCCAAACGACCCAAAATGAAGAAGGTTGTGGAAATGCTTCAAGAAATAAAACAGAACTGA